The Gemmatimonadota bacterium genome includes the window CAATCGACGTATGCCGGCATGGTGTTCTCCATCATCACATTTCTGGTAGCAGTGCCCTCTGCGATTAAAACATTCAACTGGACAGCGACCTTATACAAAGGGTCTATTGTATATGATACCTCAATGTTTTACGTTTATGGTTATCTCGGCTTATTTTTAGTTGGAGGTTTGACCGGACTATTTTTGTCGAGTATGGGCCTGGATATTCACCTGCACGACACGTATTTTGTGGTCGCGCACTTCCATTATATTATGGTTGGCGGTCAGGTAATGGGATATCTTGGTGGCATGCACTTCTGGTGGCCAAAAATTACGGGCAAGATGTTTCCCGACATTTGGGGACGCGTTTCAGCCCTGCTGGTATTTCTCGGTTTTAATCTGACATTTTTCCCGCAGTTCATTCTGGGGTATATGGGCATGCCCAGGCGTTATCACGTCTATCCCGACGAATTTCAGGTCTTGAATGTGGCATCGTCTATGGGGGCGTCAATTCTCGCCCTTGGATATCTGGTTCCCGGCGCGTATTTGACATGGTCAATCTTTAAGGGACCAAAAGCACCTGATAACCCCTGGGGAGCCAAAGGCCTGGAGTGGGAAACGACTTCTCCACCGCCCACATTTAATTTTGAAGAAACGCCTGTCGTGACAGAAGAAGCCTATGAGTACGGACCAATTGAGGAGCACTAATGGCCGATCACGCATTACATCACGATCACCCGCACGGACTGGCCCACCAGTTCGAGGATATGCCGCAGCAGAAGGAATCTGCCGTCATTGGCATGTGGAGCTTTCTGATTACAGAAATTCTGTTTTTTGGAGGCTTTTTTGCGACGTATCTGATTTACCGATCCTATTATCCCGAGGCATTTTTTGAAGGCAGTAGCCACCTGGATATTCCTCTGGGAGCATTTAATACCATAGTGTTGATTGTCAGCAGCCTGACAATGGCGATGGCCGTACACAAGTCCCACGAAGGCAATAAAAGAGGGATACTGGTCTATCTGACGCTGACCGGAATCTTAGGTCTTACCTTTTTGGTGGTCAAATACTTTGAATACTCCGCAAAAATCGAGTACGGTTTGGTCCCCGGTCTGGCCTGGCATCCGCACGGTGAAAACTCGCCCCAACTGGCTCTCTTCTATTCTCTGTATTTCGGAATGACCGGGATGCATGCCCTGCATATGATTATTGGCATTGGTCTGTTGATCTGGGTATTTGTTAAAACCGCACAGGGGACATACACGGCCGAATACAACGCCCCTATTGAAATATTTGGCCTGTATTGGCACTTTGTCGATATTGTCTGGATTTTCCTATTTCCACTGCTCTATCTTCTCGGCTTACAGGGAGGACACTGATGGCTGATGATCACCACGGCCCGACTGTACGCATTTATCTGGCGGTATTTGCCTCCTTGATGTTTTTAACCGCGCTAACGGTTTGGGTGGCTTATCAAGAATTGGGCATGTTTAATGACGTGGTAGCACTGGGTATCGCCTGCACAAAAGCCACGATTGTGATTCTGTTTTTCATGCACGTCAAATACGCCAGCCGACTGACCTGGTTGCTCGCAGGTGCAGGTATTTTGTTCTTGCTGATCCTATTTGCCTTCGCAATGGCAGATTACGTCAGTCGCGGCTGGTTGGGCATGCCAGCAAGCCACTATTTGCAATAACAATATCACGGACAAAAAGAGAGCGGAGAAATCTACGGGATTTCTCCGCTTTTTTTATGGCTCTACTTATTACAGCGGTGGTGTGTGCATGCGGTGGCCCTGCCCCATAAAAAAGAAAATATCCAGAACAAAAGAAACCAGAACGCCCAGCGTATAGCCCATGAGGACGCCAAAAATAAAGATACGAGAGCGATTAAAAAGCTCAATACCGCCGACTTTGAGCACAATTATTTTCATCAGCCAGGCGATAAATACCGAAAAAAAGGACGCGCGGGTGGGATACTGGAGGGAAACGGTGAATCCCACCGGGTGCAGAGGCCACCAGGGAAACCGCTGGTTCAGAAAAATCAGCAGCAGAGTCATCGCTGCTCCGAAGGTTCCGAAGCCCAGGTCCCACCATTGCCGTTCTGCATCTGGACGCCCTTTGATATCCGAAACAGTATAATTGAAAAAAGCCCGGTTGCCTCGCGTATAACTGTAATCTCCAAAATTCTCAGCTCCCGGCCCGTAATAACCCAGAATAAGGGTAGTGATCACAAAGGCGAAAATTGATAGAATTCCGCCAATGAGAATTGCCCCTCCCAATCGGCGTCTTTGAGGATCGGTGTGGTCGCCAGCCCTGGCGGCATTCACCGCACCTGGCATCGCAAATCCCTTTGCATTGCCGTAAAGCGTGCCCATCTGGTTCAGAGCCGCAATCGTCGTATCATCCATATTCCAGATGCCGATCAATCCTTTGACGGGTCCGGTGGGTCCCGAACCCCGTAAAGACACCAATCCGCTGAGCGCCACGATCTTGGCCATCCCCAAATAGAGAATCAGACTAAAAAACATAAATGCCGCGGCCACCCCCGGATTCATCCGGGTTCTACAAAGCCAAAAAAAAATGAAAAGGCTGGCAAGGACGAAACCGAAGGTTGCTGTGCGATAGGAGAGCAGTTCGCTCGAATCATCTACCTCGGGGCCTTTTCCAATTGCTTTGCGCCAGACATCGCGGATGTGACCGCGTGCGATCCAGAGACTCCACAGCACAAAAACCATCAGGCCGTAATTATTCTGAGAGATCACCCCCGAACCATAGCCTCGGGGGCCAAACCCGATACGGTTGGAAATGCCTGCCTGCAACATGCCCAAAATGTGGAAAAACCACATCGACAAGAGAATTTCCAGGGTAGTAAAATACGCGAAACAAATGACATAAAAATCGAACTGGAGAAAGAAAGGCATAAATCCCCGTCCGATGGGGAGCAGTGTTCTAATATTGAGAAATGCGAATGTGGGAAGGCCCGGAAAGAAGTGGCCTGCTGTATTCCAAAAAAGCATGATTGCTGGAATAGAAAACCCGATCCAGAAAAGGGGCAGACCAAAAAATTGGGGCAGATTCCGTCCGGATCCGGGATTCTCTACCAGCATCAGTGAAAGCTCGACAAAGGGAAATGCCAAACGCTCGCTTTCCGACCACTGTTTTCTCAAAATGACGGAGAGACAAAAACAGGCCAGCATGATCGCGATGAGCAGACTGAACCACCAGAAGAGCGGACCAACCCATATCTCCCAGGGCAAAGGCGTACCGGGAACCAGCCCGCGATAGAACATCCCAACGCTATCTCCGGCATTGCTGGGGAACAACCAGCGCTGCAGGTTGGGCAATGTGTAGGTGGGCCATTCATTTTCAGGAGAAGCGTAGTAATCCGGAGCCGAGATCACAGCTACAAATCGCTGAGCGAGCGTGGGTACTGTTGTGCCGAGAAATCCAATAGCGAGCACCGCAGCCATATCCCGCCGCGTCAAAGCGAAGTGGGGAAACCGCTTTCGAACGAGGGGATTGTAGAGATAGCCCAGGAGCAAAATCCCCATCAGCAAGGCAAAGGGCATCTGGCTGTGTGTGAACGAGGAAGAGTGGATCAAGTAGCGGGAGATAGGATCAAAGCCGTTGATGCAAAATGTGAGCACTACCCCCAGCCCAATAGCACCCGGGCGCACCGATGGATCTCGCTCTCTCGCCGACAAATGGTGTGCTTGTAAAGGATTGCTCATTGTTTGCACACAGGGTAAGAAGTCATAAAAAATGGCCCCCAGCGAAAACTGAGGGCCACAGTATTCGACGCGTTCAGCCTATTCCTGGTGAAGCGTAGGCGACCGCCTCGGCGCAGAAAATTGCTCTTCCGTAAGCGGGACGGCCTGCTTCTGATAGACCTGCACCCGATAGGAGCCATTGTCCGCTACAAACATCAGTCCATCTCCATTGACAGCCACCCCTCCCGGACATCGAAAGT containing:
- a CDS encoding cytochrome C oxidase subunit IV family protein, producing MADDHHGPTVRIYLAVFASLMFLTALTVWVAYQELGMFNDVVALGIACTKATIVILFFMHVKYASRLTWLLAGAGILFLLILFAFAMADYVSRGWLGMPASHYLQ
- a CDS encoding cytochrome c oxidase subunit 3 family protein, which gives rise to MADHALHHDHPHGLAHQFEDMPQQKESAVIGMWSFLITEILFFGGFFATYLIYRSYYPEAFFEGSSHLDIPLGAFNTIVLIVSSLTMAMAVHKSHEGNKRGILVYLTLTGILGLTFLVVKYFEYSAKIEYGLVPGLAWHPHGENSPQLALFYSLYFGMTGMHALHMIIGIGLLIWVFVKTAQGTYTAEYNAPIEIFGLYWHFVDIVWIFLFPLLYLLGLQGGH